A single Pan troglodytes isolate AG18354 chromosome 19, NHGRI_mPanTro3-v2.0_pri, whole genome shotgun sequence DNA region contains:
- the NME1 gene encoding nucleoside diphosphate kinase A, translating into MANCERTFIAIKPDGVQRGLVGEIIKRFEQKGFRLVGLKFMQASEDLLKEHYVDLKDRPFFAGLVKYMHSGPVVAMVWEGLNVVKTGRVMLGETNPADSKPGTIRGDFCIQVGRNIIHGSDSVESAEKEIGLWFHPEELVDYMSCAQNWIYE; encoded by the exons ATGGCCAACTGTGAGCGTACCTTCATTGCGATCAAACCAGATGGGGTCCAGCGGGGTCTTGTGGGAGAGATTATCAAGCGTTTTGAGCAGAAAGGATTCCGCCTTGTTGGTCTGAAATTCATGCAA GCTTCCGAAGATCTTCTCAAGGAACACTACGTTGACCTGAAGGACCGTCCATTCTTTGCCGGCCTGGTGAAATACATGCACTCAGGGCCCGTAGTTGCCATG GTCTGGGAGGGGCTGAATGTGGTGAAGACGGGCCGAGTCATGCTCGGGGAGACCAACCCTGCAGACTCCAAGCCTGGGACCATCCGTGGAGACTTCTGCATACAAGTTGGCAG GAACATTATACATGGCAGTGATTCTGTGGAGAGTGCAGAGAAGGAGATCGGCTTGTGGTTTCACCCTGAGGAACTGGTAGATTACATGAGCTGTGCTCAGAACTGGATCTATGAATGA